From the Rhodoferax sp. WC2427 genome, one window contains:
- a CDS encoding ATP phosphoribosyltransferase regulatory subunit, with translation MSAWVLPDHIADVLPSEARHIEELRRALLDAARGYGYELVMPPLLEHLESLLTGTGEALDLQTFKLVDQLSGRMMGLRADTTPQVARIDAHLLNRQGVTRLCYCGPVVHTRPDRPHATREPLQLGAEIYGHAGLEADLEILQLSLDCLRAANVQGLAVDMGDARIARALLADLGLTSEHLARVHAALANKDATELASLCQDFPQASRDGVLALVQLYGDASILQTAEHVLPALPAIQAALRDLQWLSAQLGDTPVTFDLADLRGYAYYSGARFAIYAQGASDALVRGGRYDEVGAVFGRNRPAVGFSLDLKQVVGAVGPRPLRAVIRAPWGHAADLRSAIAALRAQGETVVCVLPGHESEVDEFHCDRVLIPAAGQWIVQAI, from the coding sequence ATGTCTGCTTGGGTCCTCCCGGATCACATTGCCGATGTTCTGCCTTCCGAGGCTCGGCACATCGAAGAACTGCGTCGCGCCCTGCTCGATGCCGCCCGTGGCTATGGCTATGAACTGGTCATGCCGCCCTTGTTGGAGCACTTGGAATCCTTGCTCACCGGCACCGGCGAAGCGCTGGACCTGCAAACTTTCAAACTGGTAGACCAGCTTTCGGGTCGCATGATGGGTTTGCGGGCCGACACCACGCCCCAGGTCGCCCGCATCGATGCCCATTTGCTCAACCGCCAGGGTGTCACGCGCCTGTGCTACTGCGGCCCGGTGGTGCACACCCGCCCCGACCGTCCGCACGCCACCCGCGAGCCACTGCAACTGGGTGCCGAAATCTACGGCCACGCCGGGCTGGAAGCCGATCTGGAGATCCTGCAGCTGTCGCTGGACTGCCTGCGGGCCGCCAATGTGCAGGGCCTGGCCGTGGACATGGGCGATGCCCGTATCGCCCGGGCGCTGCTGGCCGATCTGGGCCTCACATCCGAGCACCTGGCCCGCGTGCACGCCGCGCTGGCCAACAAGGACGCAACCGAACTCGCCAGCCTGTGCCAAGATTTTCCACAGGCTTCGCGGGACGGCGTGCTGGCCCTGGTTCAGCTCTATGGCGATGCCAGTATCTTGCAGACCGCCGAGCATGTACTGCCTGCCTTGCCTGCCATCCAGGCCGCCCTGCGCGACCTGCAATGGCTTTCGGCGCAACTGGGCGACACGCCGGTCACTTTTGACCTGGCCGATCTGCGCGGTTATGCCTACTACAGCGGTGCCCGTTTCGCGATTTACGCGCAGGGTGCCAGCGATGCCCTGGTGCGCGGCGGGCGCTACGACGAAGTCGGTGCGGTGTTTGGCCGCAACCGCCCGGCGGTGGGCTTTAGCCTGGACTTGAAACAGGTGGTAGGCGCGGTGGGTCCGCGCCCGCTGCGGGCGGTGATCCGTGCGCCCTGGGGCCATGCAGCCGACCTGCGCAGCGCCATTGCCGCGCTGCGGGCCCAGGGTGAAACCGTGGTCTGTGTACTGCCCGGCCACGAGAGTGAAGTTGATGAATTCCATTGCGACCGCGTGCTGATCCCAGCTGCGGGCCAGTGGATCGTGCAAGCTATTTAA
- a CDS encoding adenylosuccinate synthase gives MNTQNNLVPGRNVVVVGTQWGDEGKGKLVDWLTESAQGVVRFQGGHNAGHTLVINGVKTALHLIPSGIMRAGVKCYIGNGVVLSAAKLFEEIEGLEKAGVEVRSRLRISEACPLILPFHAAIDIARECLREKGGTEKIGTTGRGIGPAYEDKIARRALRVQDLKYPERFATKLRELLELHNFVLTQFLHAPAIDFDTVYAESMRHAELLKPMMADVSRELNDAHAAGANLLFEGAQGTLLDVDHGTYPYVTSSNCVAGNAAAGSGVGPGMLHYILGITKAYCTRVGGGPFPTELAWEEPGTPGYHMSTIGAEKGVTTGRSRRCGWFDAALLKRSAQVNGLSGLCITKLDVLDGIDVLQLCTGYMLDGELIDILPMGADDIARCVPVYEAIDGWTDSTVGVTDYEKLPVNAKRYLSRIEQVTGVPIAMVSTSPDRDHTILLKHPYQA, from the coding sequence ATGAACACGCAAAACAATTTAGTCCCTGGTCGCAATGTTGTCGTCGTTGGCACACAGTGGGGCGACGAAGGCAAAGGCAAGCTGGTCGATTGGCTCACCGAGAGCGCCCAGGGCGTGGTGCGCTTCCAGGGCGGCCATAACGCCGGCCACACCTTGGTCATCAATGGCGTGAAAACCGCTTTGCACCTGATCCCCAGCGGCATCATGCGTGCGGGTGTGAAGTGCTACATCGGTAACGGTGTGGTGCTGTCGGCAGCCAAGCTGTTTGAAGAAATTGAAGGCCTGGAAAAGGCCGGTGTGGAAGTGCGCTCGCGCCTGCGCATCAGCGAAGCCTGCCCCTTGATTTTGCCGTTCCATGCGGCGATCGACATTGCCCGGGAATGCCTGCGCGAAAAGGGCGGCACCGAGAAGATCGGCACCACTGGCCGCGGCATTGGCCCGGCATATGAGGACAAGATTGCCCGCCGCGCCCTGCGCGTGCAAGATTTGAAATACCCCGAGCGCTTTGCCACCAAGCTGCGCGAACTGCTGGAATTGCACAACTTCGTACTGACCCAGTTCCTGCACGCCCCGGCCATCGACTTTGACACGGTGTACGCCGAATCCATGCGCCACGCCGAGCTGCTCAAGCCCATGATGGCCGACGTCTCGCGTGAACTCAATGACGCCCATGCCGCCGGTGCCAATCTTTTGTTTGAAGGCGCGCAAGGTACGCTGCTTGACGTGGACCACGGCACCTACCCGTACGTCACCTCCAGCAACTGCGTGGCCGGTAACGCGGCAGCCGGTTCGGGCGTGGGCCCGGGCATGCTGCACTACATCCTGGGTATCACCAAGGCCTACTGCACCCGCGTCGGTGGTGGTCCGTTCCCCACCGAACTGGCCTGGGAAGAGCCCGGCACCCCCGGCTACCACATGAGCACCATCGGCGCTGAAAAAGGCGTGACCACCGGCCGCAGTCGCCGTTGTGGCTGGTTCGACGCCGCCTTGCTCAAGCGCAGCGCCCAGGTCAATGGCCTGAGCGGCCTGTGCATCACCAAGCTGGACGTGCTCGACGGCATCGATGTGCTGCAACTCTGCACCGGCTACATGCTGGACGGTGAACTGATCGACATCCTGCCCATGGGCGCAGACGACATTGCCCGCTGCGTGCCGGTGTACGAGGCCATCGACGGCTGGACCGATTCCACCGTGGGCGTGACCGACTACGAGAAACTCCCGGTCAACGCCAAGCGCTACCTCAGCCGCATCGAGCAGGTGACTGGCGTGCCCATTGCGATGGTGTCCACCAGCCCGGACCGGGACCACACCATCCTGCTCAAGCACCCCTATCAGGCTTAA
- a CDS encoding phosphoribosyltransferase, translating into MLTEDGKHLYVSYDEYHNLIEKLALKVHQSGWQFDTILCLARGGLRPGDVLSRIFDKPLAIMSTSSYRADAGKQQGTLDIARFITTPKGEIAGRVLLVDDLADTGLTLRSVIEQLKTNYPPITELRSAVVWTKAVSVFTPDYSVEFLPTNPWIHQPFEGYDAMRPEQLMEKWKL; encoded by the coding sequence ATGTTGACAGAAGACGGTAAGCACCTGTACGTAAGTTATGACGAATACCACAACCTGATCGAAAAGCTGGCGCTCAAAGTGCACCAGTCGGGTTGGCAGTTCGACACCATCCTGTGCCTGGCCCGTGGCGGTTTGCGCCCTGGCGATGTGCTGTCGCGCATTTTCGACAAGCCGCTGGCCATCATGTCCACCAGCTCCTACCGCGCAGATGCCGGCAAGCAGCAGGGCACGCTGGATATCGCCCGTTTCATCACCACGCCCAAGGGCGAGATTGCCGGCCGAGTGCTGTTGGTGGATGACCTGGCCGACACGGGCCTCACCCTGCGCTCGGTGATCGAGCAGCTCAAGACCAACTACCCGCCGATCACCGAATTGCGCAGCGCGGTGGTCTGGACCAAGGCGGTGTCGGTGTTCACCCCCGACTACTCGGTGGAGTTTTTGCCCACCAACCCGTGGATCCACCAGCCTTTTGAAGGCTACGATGCCATGCGCCCCGAACAGTTGATGGAAAAGTGGAAACTCTGA
- a CDS encoding PLP-dependent transferase: protein MPDLTTQLIHHPYQPPADFAAPQPGVFKASTVIFPSVAAMRERDWKDKSAFTYGLHGTPTTYQLEERLCSLEGGTYCVLVPSGLTAIANVALALLKTGDSMLVPDNVYGPNKSFADGQLARWGISTQVYDAMDPADLAAKITDTTRLVWVEAAGSVTLEFPDLPALVRICHDRGVVCALDNTWGAGLAFNPFDLLPGTSPALGVDISAHALTKYPSGGGDVLMGSVITRDPALHRKIQRTHMHLGLAVGANDAELVLRSLSSMALRYHAHDAATRTLARWCTQQPAFAQVLHPALPDSPGHAHWLTLCRTDAAAGLFSVVLDAQYTVAQVDAFCDALQLFKIGYSWGGPMSLVVPYELASMRKKWPTGIAQGTLVRFAVGLESVTDLQADLAQALQHMVASC, encoded by the coding sequence TTGCCTGACCTGACCACCCAACTCATCCACCACCCCTACCAGCCACCGGCCGATTTCGCCGCGCCGCAGCCAGGGGTATTCAAAGCCTCCACCGTCATCTTCCCCAGCGTCGCCGCCATGCGCGAACGTGACTGGAAAGACAAATCCGCCTTCACCTACGGCCTGCACGGCACGCCCACCACCTACCAGCTGGAAGAGCGCCTGTGTTCGCTGGAGGGTGGCACCTACTGCGTGCTGGTACCCAGCGGTTTGACGGCGATTGCCAACGTGGCCCTGGCCCTGCTCAAGACCGGTGACAGCATGTTGGTGCCCGACAACGTCTACGGCCCCAACAAGTCGTTTGCCGATGGGCAGTTGGCGCGCTGGGGCATCAGCACCCAGGTGTACGACGCGATGGACCCGGCCGATCTGGCCGCCAAAATCACCGACACCACCCGGCTGGTCTGGGTCGAGGCCGCCGGTTCGGTCACACTGGAGTTCCCCGACCTGCCCGCCTTGGTGCGCATCTGCCACGACCGTGGTGTGGTCTGCGCGCTCGACAACACCTGGGGCGCGGGCCTGGCCTTCAACCCCTTCGATCTGCTGCCCGGCACCAGCCCGGCATTGGGGGTGGACATCTCGGCGCACGCCCTGACCAAATACCCCAGCGGCGGCGGCGATGTGCTGATGGGCAGCGTGATTACCCGCGACCCGGCCTTGCACCGCAAGATCCAGCGCACGCACATGCACCTGGGCCTGGCCGTGGGCGCCAACGACGCGGAGCTGGTGCTGCGCTCCTTGTCCAGCATGGCGTTGCGCTACCACGCGCACGACGCGGCCACCCGCACCTTGGCGCGCTGGTGTACCCAGCAGCCTGCCTTTGCCCAGGTGCTGCATCCGGCCTTGCCCGATTCGCCAGGGCATGCCCACTGGCTCACGCTGTGCCGCACGGATGCGGCGGCGGGCTTGTTCAGCGTGGTGCTGGATGCCCAGTACACGGTGGCGCAGGTCGATGCCTTTTGCGACGCCTTGCAGCTTTTCAAGATCGGCTACAGCTGGGGCGGCCCCATGAGCCTGGTGGTGCCGTACGAGCTGGCCAGCATGCGCAAGAAGTGGCCCACAGGCATAGCACAAGGCACGCTGGTGCGGTTTGCAGTGGGATTGGAATCGGTAACGGATCTGCAGGCCGACTTGGCGCAAGCGCTTCAACACATGGTTGCAAGCTGTTAA
- a CDS encoding arylesterase, which produces MKRRHFIAAATLALAVGASAAPIPSILVVGDSLSAEYGLARGTGWVALLEKRLALENIAATVHNASISGDTTPGGRARLPGLLTSVKPTVVVIELGGNDALRGLPLQGTEDNLRTMTEAAQKAGAKVLLVGMQVPPNYGRDYAERFSGVFAKVAKGEKAALVPFLLKGVADGPDATALFQPDRIHPKAEAHPTLLNNVWPELKKLLK; this is translated from the coding sequence TTGAAACGTAGACACTTTATCGCGGCTGCGACCCTGGCCCTGGCCGTAGGGGCATCGGCGGCCCCCATCCCCTCTATTTTGGTGGTCGGCGACAGCCTGAGCGCCGAGTATGGCCTGGCCCGCGGCACCGGCTGGGTGGCCTTGCTGGAAAAGCGCCTGGCCCTTGAAAATATCGCCGCCACGGTGCACAACGCCAGCATCAGTGGCGACACCACACCCGGTGGTCGCGCGCGCCTGCCGGGCCTGCTGACCAGCGTGAAACCGACGGTGGTGGTGATCGAGCTGGGCGGCAACGACGCCTTGCGCGGCCTGCCCTTGCAGGGCACCGAAGACAATTTGCGCACCATGACCGAAGCCGCCCAAAAAGCCGGGGCCAAGGTGTTGCTGGTGGGCATGCAGGTGCCGCCCAATTACGGGCGCGACTACGCCGAGCGCTTCAGTGGTGTGTTTGCCAAGGTTGCCAAGGGGGAGAAAGCCGCGCTGGTGCCGTTTCTGCTGAAAGGCGTGGCGGATGGGCCGGATGCAACGGCGCTGTTCCAGCCGGACCGCATCCACCCTAAGGCGGAAGCGCATCCTACGCTGCTGAACAACGTGTGGCCGGAACTGAAGAAACTGTTGAAGTAA
- a CDS encoding ABC transporter ATP-binding protein produces MPTLSTGAVIAVEHVSKSVTDSTGSLAILRDIDFSLAPRETVAIVGASGSGKSTLLSIIAGLDTPTQGTVRVAGQDIFALTEDQRAAVRAQKMGFVFQSFQLMGNLTALENVMLPLELAARKDARKAATEMLERVGLGQRLGHYPKLLSGGEQQRVALARAFVVQPAVLLADEPTGSLDFATGEKVMELMFTLNREQGTTLVLVTHDRGIAAQCERRITIEAGQIAHA; encoded by the coding sequence ATGCCAACTCTGTCCACCGGTGCCGTCATTGCGGTAGAACACGTCTCTAAATCCGTCACGGATTCCACCGGGTCGCTGGCCATTTTGCGCGATATCGATTTCTCACTCGCGCCCAGGGAGACTGTGGCCATCGTCGGTGCGTCGGGCTCGGGCAAAAGCACACTGCTGTCCATCATTGCCGGGCTGGACACGCCCACCCAGGGCACGGTGCGGGTGGCCGGGCAGGACATCTTTGCCTTGACCGAAGACCAGCGCGCCGCTGTGCGGGCACAAAAGATGGGCTTTGTGTTCCAGAGCTTCCAATTGATGGGCAATCTGACCGCGCTGGAAAACGTGATGCTGCCGCTGGAGCTGGCCGCCCGCAAGGATGCCCGCAAAGCCGCCACCGAGATGCTGGAGCGCGTGGGGCTGGGCCAGCGCCTGGGCCACTACCCCAAGCTGCTCAGCGGCGGCGAGCAGCAGCGGGTGGCCCTGGCGCGGGCCTTTGTGGTCCAGCCCGCCGTGCTGCTGGCCGACGAGCCCACCGGCAGCCTGGACTTCGCCACCGGCGAAAAGGTGATGGAGCTGATGTTTACCCTGAACCGCGAGCAGGGCACAACCCTGGTGCTGGTGACCCACGACCGCGGCATCGCCGCCCAGTGCGAGCGCCGTATCACCATTGAGGCAGGGCAGATCGCCCACGCCTGA
- the rlmB gene encoding 23S rRNA (guanosine(2251)-2'-O)-methyltransferase RlmB — protein MSSPKVLFGFHAVGVRLKTAPQSIIEIYYEPTRRDARMRQFLEKANEAGARLIEGDSMRLAKLCGSHGHQGVAARVEHIPQVHSLDDLLDSLTEPALLLVLDGVTDPHNLGACLRVADGAGAHAVIAPKDHAAGINATVAKVASGAAETVPYFMVTNLARTLGELKERSIWCIGTSDNAPKTLYQVDLKGPVALVLGNEGDGMRQLTRKTCDELVGIPMHGAVESLNVSVASGVCLYEALRQRL, from the coding sequence ATGTCTTCCCCTAAAGTTCTCTTCGGCTTCCATGCCGTGGGCGTGCGCCTGAAAACCGCGCCCCAATCCATCATCGAAATCTACTACGAGCCCACCCGGCGCGACGCGCGCATGCGCCAGTTCCTGGAAAAAGCCAACGAGGCCGGTGCCCGCCTGATCGAGGGCGACAGCATGCGCCTGGCCAAGCTCTGCGGCAGCCACGGCCACCAGGGCGTGGCGGCCCGGGTGGAACACATTCCCCAGGTACATTCGCTCGACGATTTGCTCGACAGCCTGACCGAGCCCGCGCTGCTGCTGGTGCTGGACGGCGTGACCGATCCGCACAACCTGGGCGCCTGCCTGCGCGTGGCCGACGGTGCCGGTGCCCACGCAGTGATTGCCCCCAAGGACCACGCGGCGGGCATCAACGCCACGGTGGCCAAGGTGGCCAGTGGCGCGGCCGAAACCGTGCCGTACTTCATGGTCACCAATTTGGCGCGCACCCTGGGGGAGCTCAAAGAACGCAGCATTTGGTGCATCGGCACCAGCGACAACGCACCCAAAACACTCTACCAGGTGGACCTGAAAGGCCCTGTGGCACTGGTGCTGGGCAACGAAGGCGACGGCATGCGCCAGCTCACCCGCAAGACTTGCGACGAGTTGGTGGGCATCCCCATGCACGGCGCGGTGGAGAGCCTGAACGTGTCGGTGGCCAGCGGCGTGTGCCTGTACGAGGCGCTGCGTCAACGCCTGTAA
- a CDS encoding phospholipase D-like domain-containing protein produces MLHDLLTRQWITLHGALVVLGLGIYMAGSHTLKQRRHPSAAIAWTISLVLLPYITLPLYLMFGRRKLASTRGALKPVAHGSPPPAMAQEHLARALGLGATASFGSLVIHQDGREALHRLQALIAGAQHTLDICTFILGRDVLGDAITAQLLLRARQGLKIRLLLDGIGLYLGGHPNLRRLRAAGIQVTLFVPPLSSTLRGRTNLRNHRKMAVADGHWLWCGGRNLAAEYFEGDAQSVLHKPVWIDLSFDLQGDLAQHAQQRFEQDWGFATTGKAAGPLPRIAPDTTTSGLRARLVPSGPDQADDTFYTLLVSGCFTAQTRILAVTPYFVPDQTLLMALTLAARRGIAVDLVLPRQSNHRLADIARYAALRELVAAGARIWLLPSMVHAKAVLIDQELALVGSANLDERSLFLNYELMVAFYDPPVVRQFADWITQLQHRALPYQPQPPSLGRELVEGLVRWVAFQL; encoded by the coding sequence TTGCTACACGACCTCCTCACCCGCCAATGGATCACCCTGCACGGTGCGCTGGTCGTCTTGGGCCTGGGCATCTACATGGCGGGCTCCCACACGCTGAAGCAACGCCGCCATCCGTCTGCCGCCATCGCCTGGACGATCTCGCTGGTGCTGCTGCCCTACATCACCCTGCCGCTGTACCTCATGTTTGGCCGCCGCAAGCTGGCCAGCACCCGCGGGGCGCTGAAGCCGGTGGCCCACGGCAGCCCGCCACCGGCAATGGCCCAGGAGCACCTGGCCCGCGCCCTGGGCTTGGGCGCTACCGCCAGCTTCGGGTCACTGGTGATCCACCAGGATGGCCGTGAAGCCCTGCACCGCCTGCAGGCGCTGATCGCCGGGGCGCAGCACACACTGGACATCTGCACCTTCATTCTGGGGCGGGACGTGCTGGGCGATGCCATCACGGCGCAACTGCTGCTGCGCGCGCGGCAGGGCCTGAAGATACGCCTGCTGCTGGACGGCATCGGCCTGTATCTGGGCGGCCACCCGAACCTGCGGCGCCTGCGTGCGGCGGGGATCCAGGTGACCTTGTTCGTGCCGCCCTTGTCGTCGACGCTGCGCGGCCGCACCAATCTGCGCAACCACCGCAAAATGGCGGTGGCCGACGGCCACTGGTTGTGGTGCGGCGGTCGCAACCTGGCGGCTGAATATTTTGAGGGCGACGCCCAATCGGTGCTGCACAAACCCGTCTGGATCGACCTCAGCTTTGACCTGCAAGGTGACCTGGCACAGCACGCCCAGCAGAGATTTGAACAAGACTGGGGATTCGCCACTACCGGCAAGGCCGCCGGGCCCTTACCCCGGATCGCGCCCGATACCACCACTTCCGGCCTGCGCGCCCGGCTGGTTCCCAGCGGCCCGGACCAGGCCGACGACACCTTCTACACGCTGCTGGTGTCGGGCTGCTTCACCGCGCAGACCCGCATTCTGGCGGTCACCCCCTACTTTGTGCCCGACCAGACCCTGCTGATGGCGCTGACCCTGGCGGCACGGCGCGGTATAGCGGTCGACCTGGTGCTGCCGCGCCAGTCCAACCACCGCCTGGCCGACATCGCCCGCTATGCCGCCCTGCGCGAGCTGGTGGCCGCCGGAGCCCGCATCTGGCTGCTGCCCAGCATGGTGCACGCCAAAGCGGTGCTGATCGACCAGGAGCTGGCGCTGGTGGGCTCGGCGAACCTGGACGAGCGCAGCCTGTTTTTGAACTACGAGCTGATGGTGGCCTTCTACGACCCACCGGTGGTACGGCAATTTGCCGACTGGATCACGCAGTTGCAACACCGCGCCCTGCCCTACCAACCGCAGCCGCCCAGCCTGGGGCGAGAGCTGGTGGAGGGCCTGGTGCGGTGGGTGGCTTTTCAGCTGTGA
- a CDS encoding amino acid ABC transporter ATP-binding protein encodes MQPAAKTQTRLSPIVEIQGLRKSFGTNEVLKGIDLQVQTGEVIAIIGKSGSGKSTLLRCINGLEVFQSGSLTVDSKPLLHDNALAMRALRQRVGMIFQGFNLFPHLTVGKNVMLAPRLVKQQADDAGTAQAQKLLARVGLAEKFDAWPDQLSGGQQQRVAIARALAMEPAVLLCDEITSALDPELVGEVLRVVEGLAAEGMTLLMVTHEMAFARKVSNRVIFMHQGRVHEMGPPAELFGNPQTPELKQFLSSLTD; translated from the coding sequence ATGCAGCCCGCCGCTAAAACCCAAACCCGCCTCAGCCCCATCGTCGAGATCCAGGGCCTGCGCAAGTCCTTCGGTACCAACGAGGTGCTCAAAGGCATCGACCTGCAGGTGCAGACCGGTGAGGTCATCGCCATCATCGGTAAAAGCGGCTCGGGCAAGAGCACGCTGCTGCGCTGCATCAACGGGCTGGAAGTCTTCCAGAGCGGCAGCCTCACGGTGGACAGCAAGCCGCTGCTGCACGACAACGCCCTGGCCATGCGGGCGCTGCGCCAGCGCGTGGGCATGATTTTCCAGGGCTTCAACCTGTTCCCGCACCTCACTGTGGGCAAAAACGTGATGCTGGCGCCGCGCCTGGTCAAGCAGCAGGCCGACGATGCCGGTACCGCCCAGGCCCAAAAGCTGCTAGCCCGCGTGGGTTTGGCCGAGAAGTTTGATGCCTGGCCCGACCAGCTCTCGGGCGGGCAGCAGCAGCGGGTGGCCATTGCCCGGGCGTTGGCCATGGAACCGGCGGTGCTGCTGTGCGATGAAATCACCTCGGCGCTCGACCCGGAACTGGTGGGCGAGGTGCTGCGCGTGGTGGAAGGCCTGGCGGCCGAAGGCATGACCCTGCTGATGGTGACGCACGAGATGGCGTTTGCCCGCAAGGTCAGCAACCGGGTGATCTTCATGCACCAGGGCCGCGTGCACGAGATGGGGCCGCCCGCCGAGCTGTTTGGCAACCCGCAAACGCCGGAACTCAAGCAGTTTCTGTCTTCATTGACAGACTGA
- a CDS encoding amino acid ABC transporter permease, producing the protein MVDFAIWDIFRNLLLAARWTIGLSLMAFIGGGIVGVLLLVARLSQVRGTETFVAAYVQVFQGTPLLMQLFLAYFGIALFGINTSAWVAAAAALTLYTSAFLTEIWRGCVASIPKGQWEAAESLALGFGERLRYVVLPQAIKIAIAPTVGFLVQVIKGTALASVIGFIELTKAGTMIANATFKPFVVYSCVALMYFALCFPVSFYAKLLERKMHAARR; encoded by the coding sequence ATGGTTGATTTCGCCATTTGGGATATTTTTCGCAACCTGCTGCTGGCGGCGCGCTGGACGATTGGCCTGTCGCTGATGGCCTTCATCGGCGGCGGCATCGTGGGCGTGCTGCTCTTGGTCGCCCGGCTGAGCCAGGTGCGCGGCACCGAGACCTTTGTGGCCGCCTACGTGCAGGTGTTCCAGGGCACGCCGCTGCTGATGCAGCTGTTTCTGGCGTACTTTGGCATTGCGCTGTTCGGCATCAACACCAGCGCCTGGGTGGCGGCAGCGGCGGCGCTCACGCTGTACACCAGCGCGTTTTTGACCGAGATCTGGCGCGGCTGCGTGGCCTCCATCCCCAAGGGGCAGTGGGAGGCGGCAGAAAGCCTGGCGCTGGGCTTTGGCGAGCGGCTGCGCTACGTGGTGCTGCCCCAGGCCATCAAGATCGCCATTGCGCCCACCGTGGGCTTTCTGGTGCAGGTCATCAAGGGCACGGCGCTGGCCTCGGTGATCGGCTTCATCGAGCTCACCAAGGCCGGCACCATGATCGCCAACGCCACCTTCAAGCCCTTTGTGGTCTACAGCTGCGTGGCCTTGATGTACTTCGCCCTGTGTTTCCCGGTCAGTTTTTACGCCAAATTGTTAGAGAGGAAGATGCATGCAGCCCGCCGCTAA
- a CDS encoding amino acid ABC transporter permease has product MRIAFDFYAVLEQWPLLAKGIVWTLGLTLIATLIGAVLGISCAWVRSQNTRAPLWLQALVGAYVELIRNTPFIVQLFFIFFGLPALGFKLSPEVASILAMVVNLGAYATEIIRAGIDATPRGQIEAASSLAMSQWQTFTRVVLPPALKKVWPALVSQIIIVMLGSAVCGQISTEELSYAANLIQSRNFRAFEAFIIATGIYLALSMAVRKLLNWLGPRFVYGR; this is encoded by the coding sequence ATGCGCATCGCATTCGACTTCTACGCCGTGCTGGAGCAGTGGCCGCTGCTGGCCAAGGGCATCGTCTGGACGCTGGGCCTGACGCTGATCGCCACGCTGATCGGCGCGGTGCTGGGCATCTCCTGCGCCTGGGTGCGCAGCCAGAACACCCGGGCGCCGCTGTGGCTGCAGGCCCTGGTGGGGGCGTATGTGGAGCTGATCCGCAACACGCCTTTCATCGTGCAGCTGTTTTTCATCTTCTTTGGCCTGCCTGCGCTGGGCTTCAAGCTGTCGCCCGAGGTGGCCTCCATCCTGGCCATGGTGGTCAACCTGGGGGCCTATGCCACTGAGATCATCCGCGCCGGTATCGATGCCACGCCCCGGGGCCAGATCGAAGCCGCCTCCAGCCTGGCGATGTCGCAATGGCAGACCTTCACCCGCGTCGTGCTGCCACCGGCGCTGAAGAAGGTCTGGCCCGCGCTGGTGAGCCAAATCATCATCGTGATGCTGGGCTCGGCGGTCTGCGGGCAAATCTCGACCGAAGAGCTGAGCTACGCCGCCAACCTGATCCAGAGCCGCAATTTCCGCGCGTTCGAGGCCTTCATCATTGCCACCGGCATCTACCTGGCGCTGTCGATGGCGGTGCGCAAGCTGCTGAACTGGCTGGGTCCGCGTTTTGTCTACGGTCGCTGA
- a CDS encoding transporter substrate-binding domain-containing protein produces the protein MTSTRRHFQSGLAAIALLASLGAHAQTALDDVLKAKKITIAIPTDFPPYGFVGTDLKPQGLDIDMANYIGGKLGVAVELAPVTSANRVAYLQSKKADLVISSLGKNPEREKVIDFTAAYSPFFQAVFAPKTLSIKSFADLAGKSVGVTRGAIEDQELTKLAPSGTDIKRFEDNNVTVSSFVSGQVQVIATGASVAGNLMAKNPQLGAEYKLLLKDSPNFIGVAKGEDALRAKVNEIILAGKKSGDIDKMAVRWLGRPAGNLPE, from the coding sequence ATGACATCCACCCGCCGCCACTTCCAATCCGGCCTCGCCGCCATCGCCCTGCTCGCCAGCCTGGGGGCCCACGCCCAGACCGCCCTGGACGACGTGCTCAAGGCCAAAAAAATCACCATCGCCATCCCCACCGACTTCCCGCCCTACGGATTTGTCGGCACCGACCTGAAACCCCAGGGCCTGGACATCGATATGGCCAACTACATCGGCGGCAAGCTCGGCGTGGCGGTGGAACTGGCCCCGGTAACCAGCGCCAACCGCGTGGCCTACCTGCAGTCCAAAAAGGCCGATCTGGTGATCTCGTCGCTGGGCAAAAACCCCGAGCGCGAGAAAGTCATCGACTTCACCGCCGCCTACTCGCCCTTCTTCCAGGCCGTGTTCGCACCCAAAACCCTCAGCATCAAGAGCTTTGCCGACCTGGCGGGCAAATCGGTGGGCGTGACCCGCGGCGCCATCGAAGACCAGGAGCTGACCAAGCTGGCCCCGTCGGGCACCGACATCAAGCGCTTTGAAGACAACAACGTGACCGTCTCGTCGTTTGTGTCCGGCCAGGTGCAGGTGATTGCCACCGGCGCGTCGGTCGCGGGCAACCTGATGGCCAAGAACCCGCAACTGGGCGCCGAGTACAAGCTGCTGCTGAAAGATTCGCCCAACTTCATCGGCGTGGCCAAGGGCGAAGACGCGCTGCGCGCCAAGGTCAACGAAATCATCCTCGCCGGCAAAAAGTCCGGCGACATCGACAAGATGGCCGTGCGCTGGCTGGGCCGTCCCGCCGGTAACCTGCCGGAATAA